The Henckelia pumila isolate YLH828 chromosome 2, ASM3356847v2, whole genome shotgun sequence genome includes a window with the following:
- the LOC140881780 gene encoding uncharacterized protein: MIKRRPLTLFSSRFGLLNLFRHSRSCFMATPANYLVNQRDFQMLSLRMLSSNSSVSSASDISEGRFLNCFRLKGCCSGNFSKILWNNSGNGNSYGLQKAMAFPHLLCVSEEVVRVEDQEKGSSSSVFNDVRVRHMGSSGSLIGFSEKHLPGKIMVAVDVDEVLGNFVSALNQFIADRYSHSHSISEYHVYEFFKIWNCSRDEADIRVHEFFKTAYFKKGIHPIPGARKALQNLSESCNLSIVTSRQNAIKEHTIEWIEKHYPDLFQEIHFGNHFALDGQSRPKSDICRSLGAKVLIDDNPRYAIECAEVGIKVLLFDYENSYPWCKMENICQHPLVTKVHNWEEVENQLASSIVS, translated from the exons ATGATAAAGAGGCGTCCTTTGACGCTATTTTCATCCAGATTTGGTTTATTGAATCTATTCCGTCATTCGAGGAGTTGTTTCATGGCGACCCCCGCTAATTATTTGGTTAATCAGAGGGATTTCCAGATGTTATCTCTGAGGATGCTCTCCTCCAATTCTTCTGTTTCGTCAGCCTCTGATATAAGTGAAGGGAGGTTTCTTAACTGTTTCAGGCTAAAGGGATGCTGCTCGGGAAATTTTAGTAAGATTTTGTGGAATAATAGTGGTAATGGTAATAGTTATGGACTGCAAAAAGCCATGGCGTTTCCCCATTTATTGTGCGTTTCTGAGGAAGTTGTTAGGGTTGAGGATCAGGAAAAGGGTTCGAGTTCTAGTGTGTTCAATGATGTGCGTGTTCGGCATATGGGAAGCAGCGGAAGCTTAATTGGTTTCTCAGAGAAGCATTTGCCCGGGAAAATCATGGTAGCTGTTGATGTTGACGAAG TGCTTGGGAACTTTGTATCAGCCCTCAATCAGTTTATTGCTGATCGATACTCTCATAGTCACTCAATATCAGAATACCACGTCTATGAGTTTTTCAAG ATATGGAACTGCTCACGTGATGAAG CTGATATCCGTGTTCACGAGTTCTTTAAGACCGCTTATTTCAAGAAAGGGATACATCCAATCCCAGGTGCTCGAAAAGCTCTTCAAAACTTGTCCGAATCTTGCAACTTGTCCATAGTTAC GTCCCGACAGAATGCAATTAAAGAACACACAATTGAATGGATTGAGAAACACTATCCGGATCTCTTTCAGGAGATTCATTTCGGCAATCACTTTGCTTTGGATGGGCAATCCAGACCCAAATCAGATATTTGCAG ATCGTTGGGAGCAAAAGTTTTGATTGATGATAATCCAAGGTATGCCATTGAGTGCGCCGAAGTTGGGATCAAGGTTCTTCTTTTTGATTACGAGAATTCATATCCTTGGTGCAAGATGGAGAATATATGCCAGCATCCTCTTGTCACCAAGGTACACAACTGGGAAGAAGTAGAAAATCAGTTGGCCTCATCTATTGTTTCTTAA
- the LOC140881781 gene encoding uncharacterized protein — MEPPPFQEASRCDVCKCSFTAFRRRHHCRCCGRTLCAEHSSDQMALPQFGIHSSVRVCAVCYNDNSRLKKDGVPASQSGVNVITDSISRLDIGAVADAEPEANMEKLPTPDILDCKCGMPLCICEAPAPPTDHVTIQPLKTTSITPVQSNQKVKKAESAPKSKGSTSNSRHSTFFNPGQVVDCQTDLSTVDYEVTGEGLREAIKNGDTAAAKDLLRQGVDANYNDKQGSSLLHLAAVFNQTEIAFALMDHGASLDCKNSQGETPLDCAPAMLQYKMKKKMEEAIQSGP, encoded by the exons CATCACTGCCGATGTTGTGGCCGGACTTTATGTGCCGAACATTCATCAGATCAAATG GCCTTGCCACAGTTTGGTATTCACTCAAGTGTCCGTGTATGTGCTGTTTGTTATAATGATAACTCCAG ATTGAAGAAAGATGGTGTACCAGCTTCTCAAAGTGGGGTTAATGTTATAACTGATTCTATTTCGAGATTAGATATCggtgcagttgcagatgccgaACCTGAAGCAAACATGGAAAAACTTCCTACTCCTGACATTCTAGATTGCAAGTGTGGAATGCCTTTATGCATTTGTGAAGCTCCGGCTCCTCCTACAGATCATGTGACAATACAG CCATTGAAAACTACCTCCATTACACCAGTTCAGTCAAACCAAAAGGTGAAAAAAGCAGAGTCAGCACCTAAGAGTAAAGGTTCAACGTCGAACAGTAGGCATAG TACATTTTTCAACCCTGGTCAAGTTGTCGACTGCCAAACAGATCTATCAACAGTTGATTATGAAGTTACAGGAGAG GGCCTACGAGAAGCAATAAAAAATGGCGACACAGCCGCTGCAAAGGACCTTTTGAGACAG GGGGTGGACGCAAATTATAATGACAAGCAAGGCTCATCTTTATTACATCTG GCGGCAGTTTTCAATCAAACTGAGATAGCTTTTGCCCTTATGGACCATGGAGCAAGTTTGGACTGCAAAAATTCACAAG GCGAAACACCACTAGACTGCGCCCCTGCAATGCTACAGTACAAGATGAAAAAGAAGATGGAAGAAGCCATCCAATCTGGTCCATAA